In Sphingobacterium sp. PCS056, the following proteins share a genomic window:
- a CDS encoding response regulator transcription factor: protein MQKILLAEDDPNLGDLLKDYLELKGKFDVTLCTDGEEAVNQFRKSTYDLCILDVMMPKKDGFTVGKEIRKINTTTPIIFATAKGMMEDKTEAFELGGDDYITKPFRVEELLLRINALLKRVIREKDDQVVSDKFEIGEYFFDYTSQQIAHKGVQQKLSTKEAELLRLLCLKKNDVLTREEALLKIWHDDNYFTGRSMDVFLSKLRKYLRDDPKVEIVNVHGKGYKLLVS, encoded by the coding sequence ATGCAGAAGATATTATTAGCAGAAGACGATCCAAACTTAGGAGACTTATTAAAAGATTATTTAGAGCTTAAGGGAAAATTTGATGTCACCTTATGCACTGATGGTGAAGAGGCCGTCAATCAATTTCGCAAAAGCACATATGATCTATGTATCTTAGACGTCATGATGCCCAAAAAAGATGGCTTTACAGTCGGTAAAGAAATCAGGAAAATAAATACGACAACCCCGATCATATTTGCTACCGCAAAAGGCATGATGGAAGATAAGACAGAAGCTTTTGAACTTGGCGGCGATGATTACATCACAAAACCATTTCGAGTAGAAGAATTACTCCTTCGCATAAATGCGTTGCTCAAACGTGTTATAAGAGAAAAAGATGATCAGGTTGTGAGCGATAAATTTGAAATTGGAGAATACTTCTTTGATTATACCAGTCAGCAAATAGCCCACAAAGGTGTGCAGCAGAAGCTATCGACAAAAGAAGCCGAATTATTAAGGTTACTTTGTTTAAAAAAGAATGATGTACTGACAAGAGAAGAAGCACTTTTAAAAATCTGGCATGATGACAATTATTTCACAGGGAGAAGTATGGACGTTTTCTTAAGTAAACTGAGAAAATATCTACGAGATGATCCAAAAGTTGAGATTGTTAACGTACATGGAAAAGGCTATAAATTATTGGTCAGCTAA
- a CDS encoding single-stranded DNA-binding protein: MSTLRNKVQLIGHIGADPIIKTSTNGTKVSSIRLATKDLFKNKNGDWVDETQWHTLVVWGNINNMIEKQCQKGTQILAEGKIVYREYEDNNGDKRQVTEIKVGNIVVMNKSRSAQASNTIMVEEILEEDLPF; the protein is encoded by the coding sequence ATGAGTACATTAAGAAACAAAGTCCAACTGATCGGTCATATAGGTGCTGATCCAATTATTAAGACAAGTACGAACGGAACAAAAGTTTCATCGATTCGATTAGCCACAAAAGATCTATTTAAAAACAAAAATGGAGATTGGGTAGACGAAACCCAATGGCATACATTAGTAGTATGGGGTAACATCAATAACATGATTGAAAAGCAGTGTCAGAAAGGAACTCAAATCCTAGCTGAAGGCAAAATTGTCTATCGCGAATATGAAGATAATAATGGTGATAAAAGACAGGTCACTGAAATTAAAGTGGGCAATATTGTGGTGATGAATAAATCCAGATCAGCTCAAGCTAGCAACACAATCATGGTAGAAGAAATCCTCGAAGAAGATTTACCATTTTAA
- a CDS encoding sensor histidine kinase: MKKSSIVLIISLMTLALLGVAAMQFYFIRESYRQKSQLFDESVNASLTAVAGKIERREVIDFAKVQQQTNIKKYQFEQEKQRHLAEQLKLQRELENLRSEQYAIKEKFKEAEDQLKETFPSVISIENSFYETYINRKNKENVLSIDVIKYNSPDHVVKEYVEIGATKFLPRVNAKDDSARFVIPTIDPVLKQAIEYKIATLPPRSNKQISKKIIELEDQLENMSGQNLIGNGKNVFDTIAAIGGKKSGIIEDVAIGMELSKRPFRERLNINLIQNLLKEELSERDIHYPFNIEVRDSSNIVFRIQTIDNIIKPNKITRYSTALFKGDIGSPPGRLSVYFPRKSTIIVDNMSYLLLPTLALLFLLIGCFAYTLLIIFKQKKVSEMKTDFINNMTHEFKTPVATIMIASESLRDPEIISDERRVKRLANIIYDENVRLGNHIERVLDIARLEKETLKLEKTPIHINDLLSAVLDSMQLQLQKVGGKFEHHFDAKNDVVVGDELHLSNVFFNLVDNAIKYSKDNPHITVKTKNTKDSIHITIIDNGIGMAKDHLLKIFDQFYRIPTGNVHNVKGFGLGLSYVYDIIKRMNGKIQVKSDKDKGTQFDIVLPIKN, from the coding sequence ATGAAGAAAAGTAGCATCGTTTTGATTATTAGCTTGATGACCCTCGCCTTATTGGGCGTTGCGGCTATGCAATTCTATTTTATTAGAGAATCATACCGCCAAAAATCACAGCTTTTTGATGAATCTGTTAATGCGTCTCTAACAGCTGTTGCCGGCAAAATAGAGCGTAGAGAAGTTATTGACTTTGCGAAAGTACAGCAACAAACGAATATTAAAAAATACCAGTTTGAGCAAGAGAAGCAGCGACATCTAGCCGAGCAGCTGAAACTTCAAAGAGAGTTAGAAAATCTCAGATCTGAGCAATATGCTATTAAAGAAAAATTTAAAGAAGCAGAAGATCAATTGAAAGAAACTTTCCCAAGTGTTATTTCAATTGAGAATTCATTTTATGAAACCTACATCAATAGAAAGAATAAAGAGAATGTATTGAGTATTGATGTTATTAAATATAATAGTCCAGACCATGTCGTAAAAGAATATGTTGAAATTGGCGCTACCAAATTTTTACCTCGAGTAAACGCAAAAGATGATAGTGCCCGATTTGTTATTCCAACGATAGACCCTGTCCTAAAGCAAGCTATTGAATACAAAATAGCGACTTTACCCCCAAGATCTAATAAACAAATCTCAAAAAAAATAATTGAACTTGAAGATCAACTCGAAAACATGAGTGGTCAAAATTTAATTGGTAATGGGAAAAATGTATTTGATACCATTGCTGCCATTGGTGGTAAAAAAAGCGGTATTATAGAAGATGTAGCTATCGGTATGGAGTTATCAAAGCGTCCCTTTCGAGAGCGTCTAAATATCAATCTCATTCAAAATTTATTAAAAGAGGAATTATCTGAACGCGATATCCACTACCCTTTCAACATTGAGGTTCGAGATAGCAGTAATATTGTTTTCCGAATACAAACCATCGATAATATTATCAAACCCAATAAAATAACGCGCTATTCAACGGCCCTATTTAAAGGTGATATTGGCTCGCCTCCTGGAAGACTAAGCGTTTATTTCCCGAGAAAGAGTACAATTATTGTCGATAATATGAGTTATTTGCTACTCCCAACTCTAGCTTTACTTTTTCTTTTAATCGGCTGTTTTGCATATACCTTACTCATCATATTCAAACAAAAAAAGGTTTCAGAAATGAAAACTGATTTCATAAACAATATGACGCACGAATTTAAAACTCCTGTCGCTACGATCATGATAGCCAGTGAGTCTCTACGTGATCCCGAAATCATATCAGATGAGCGTCGAGTAAAGCGACTTGCCAATATCATATATGATGAGAATGTTAGATTAGGCAATCATATTGAACGAGTCTTAGATATAGCCCGTCTCGAAAAAGAGACTTTAAAACTAGAAAAAACGCCTATCCATATTAATGATCTATTATCAGCAGTGCTGGATAGTATGCAGCTGCAATTACAAAAAGTAGGTGGTAAATTTGAACATCATTTTGACGCAAAAAACGATGTTGTAGTAGGTGATGAACTTCATTTATCAAATGTATTTTTCAATTTGGTGGACAATGCCATTAAATACAGTAAAGATAATCCACACATAACTGTTAAAACTAAAAATACAAAAGACAGTATTCACATAACAATTATTGATAATGGGATCGGAATGGCAAAGGATCATCTCTTAAAAATATTTGATCAATTTTACCGCATTCCAACAGGAAATGTCCACAATGTGAAAGGCTTTGGGTTAGGACTTTCATATGTGTACGATATCATCAAAAGAATGAATGGCAAAATTCAAGTAAAAAGTGACAAAGACAAGGGAACACAATTTGACATCGTATTACCTATAAAAAATTAA
- a CDS encoding DUF4833 domain-containing protein, with protein MKILSWFFCLLFFSSIYIYAQEGYPIPPFKSNTLFYIQHSEGHNTYVYEANMIDKQHLNANIPINNYRILYDKGGQIKPLTSIQQKFAYGIISKNLENNIVEFEIVSYKNQPLYLKVDKAGKPYVETTLNGHKFNLHRIFIKQKEGTSGLGTRVDYLLFYGIDHKGNKVREKLVP; from the coding sequence ATGAAAATTTTAAGCTGGTTTTTCTGTTTGCTGTTTTTTTCATCTATCTATATCTATGCACAAGAAGGTTATCCGATCCCTCCTTTCAAATCTAACACCCTTTTTTATATTCAACATAGCGAAGGCCATAACACTTATGTATATGAAGCCAATATGATTGATAAACAGCATCTCAATGCCAACATTCCTATCAATAACTATCGAATTTTGTATGATAAAGGAGGACAAATTAAACCTTTAACGAGTATTCAACAAAAATTCGCATACGGAATCATTTCAAAAAATTTAGAGAACAATATAGTTGAGTTTGAGATTGTGTCTTATAAAAATCAACCGCTATATCTTAAGGTCGATAAAGCAGGTAAACCCTATGTAGAAACCACATTAAATGGACACAAATTTAATCTACATCGTATTTTTATCAAACAAAAGGAAGGAACGTCCGGTCTAGGGACACGAGTCGATTATCTCTTGTTTTACGGAATAGACCACAAAGGCAATAAAGTCCGAGAGAAATTAGTGCCGTAA
- a CDS encoding phosphatase PAP2 family protein, with amino-acid sequence MKISITIFFILSIFCYSPSLYAQRDTLQKNNEDFDTSRNQINYKQLIVPAALMTYGIISLNSPYLKNKDQQINNSINNDPSKTFKFDNVSVFIPSAAVYGLNFLGVPSKHNFKERLAISAIAHAITLSTVYTIKQTTPTWRPDRADHESFPSGHTAVAFTGAEMLWQEYKDQSIWYGIAGYTIAAGTGYLRMYNQKHWFSDVAMGAGIGIMGTKIAYWLLPLFDKHLQSRKTSYLTMATPFYNGKQLGVSANFQF; translated from the coding sequence ATGAAAATATCAATAACAATTTTTTTTATCCTTTCTATCTTTTGCTACTCTCCATCTCTTTATGCGCAAAGAGATACTTTACAAAAAAATAATGAAGATTTTGACACCAGTAGGAATCAAATAAATTATAAACAATTAATAGTACCCGCTGCTTTAATGACTTATGGCATAATCTCCTTAAACAGCCCATACCTCAAAAATAAAGATCAACAGATAAATAATTCCATAAACAATGATCCATCAAAAACATTCAAATTTGATAATGTCAGTGTTTTTATTCCTTCAGCAGCTGTTTACGGTCTCAATTTCCTAGGTGTCCCAAGTAAACATAACTTCAAAGAACGTCTAGCCATTAGTGCGATCGCTCATGCCATCACCTTATCTACGGTATACACGATCAAACAGACCACTCCTACTTGGAGACCAGATCGTGCTGATCATGAATCATTCCCATCCGGACATACTGCTGTCGCATTTACGGGAGCCGAGATGTTATGGCAAGAGTATAAAGATCAATCCATTTGGTATGGTATCGCAGGATACACAATAGCTGCGGGTACAGGGTACCTCAGAATGTACAATCAGAAACATTGGTTTTCGGATGTCGCTATGGGAGCAGGTATTGGTATCATGGGAACAAAAATAGCATACTGGCTATTACCCCTATTTGATAAACATTTGCAATCAAGAAAGACAAGTTACTTAACCATGGCAACTCCATTTTACAATGGGAAACAACTTGGTGTATCTGCTAATTTTCAATTTTAA
- the metE gene encoding 5-methyltetrahydropteroyltriglutamate--homocysteine S-methyltransferase — translation MLLTNNLGYPRVGAFRELKKANEAYWAKKISAQELLQAGLKIREGNWKTQKDAGIDLIPSNDFSFYDQVLDLTLTVGAIPAQYQSLLNNEDKGYNLDLYFAMARGFQQDGVDVTAMEMTKWFDTNYHYIVPEFVKNQEFKLTSEKFLNEYNEAKSLGIETKPVLIGPISYLLLGKEKESGFNRIDLIDKLVPVYEEILGKLAAAGAKYVQIDEPFLALDIDDATRALYTSVFTKLAAAAQDIKIIVTTYFEALRDNEETALNLPVYAVHVDLVRGENQLDTILAKVPASLTLSLGVVEGRNIWKNDYEKSLAQIKKAVDALGKDRVLVGPSSSLLHVPFDLDNEDNEESLPKEVKNWLAFAKQKLAEVKDLAILAEGEVDAKTAERFEANKAAAEDRRTSSLIHKPEVKERTANITDDDAKRTSSFAARKEAQQAKFNLPAFPTTTIGSFPQTKDVRKWRADLKKGTISQEQYDKEIAEETERTIRLQEQLDIDVLVHGEFERNDMVEYFGEQLAGYAFTKNGWVQSYGSRCVKPPVIYGDVYRPADMTVRWSSYAQTLTNRPVKGMLTGPVTILQWSFVRNDQPRSTTTYQIALAILDEVQALEKAGIKIIQIDEPAIREGLPLRKADHQQYLDWAVRSFRVSSSNVDDDTQIHTHMCYSEFNDIIEDIAAMDADVITIETSRSQMELLDAFAADFKYPNDIGPGVYDIHSPRVPSTEEMVELLRKAKAVVPAEQLWVNPDCGLKTRAWPETKAALEAMVEAAKILRAE, via the coding sequence ATGTTACTAACGAACAACTTAGGTTACCCACGTGTAGGTGCCTTCCGCGAGTTGAAAAAGGCCAATGAAGCATATTGGGCTAAAAAAATCAGCGCGCAAGAATTATTGCAGGCTGGACTGAAAATCCGTGAAGGCAACTGGAAAACTCAAAAAGATGCTGGCATCGATTTGATCCCTTCAAATGATTTTTCATTTTATGACCAAGTATTAGACTTGACTCTAACTGTAGGTGCTATTCCAGCACAATACCAATCACTCTTAAACAACGAAGATAAAGGATACAATTTGGACCTTTACTTTGCAATGGCGCGTGGTTTTCAACAAGATGGCGTTGATGTAACGGCAATGGAAATGACAAAATGGTTTGATACTAACTACCATTACATTGTTCCAGAATTCGTAAAAAATCAAGAATTCAAATTGACTTCAGAGAAATTCTTAAACGAATACAATGAAGCAAAATCTTTAGGTATCGAAACTAAGCCTGTATTAATCGGCCCAATCTCATACTTATTATTAGGTAAAGAAAAAGAATCTGGTTTCAATCGTATCGATCTAATCGATAAGTTGGTTCCCGTATATGAAGAAATCTTAGGCAAATTGGCTGCTGCTGGTGCAAAATATGTACAAATTGACGAGCCATTTTTAGCTTTAGATATCGATGATGCAACACGTGCTTTATACACCAGTGTATTTACTAAATTAGCTGCTGCTGCTCAAGACATCAAAATTATTGTAACGACTTATTTCGAGGCATTACGTGACAACGAAGAAACCGCTCTAAACTTACCAGTTTATGCTGTTCATGTTGATCTAGTAAGAGGTGAAAATCAACTCGACACTATATTAGCTAAAGTTCCTGCTTCATTAACACTTTCATTAGGTGTTGTTGAAGGACGTAACATTTGGAAAAATGATTACGAAAAATCTTTAGCACAAATCAAAAAAGCGGTTGATGCTCTAGGCAAAGACCGTGTATTAGTAGGACCTTCAAGTTCCTTATTACATGTACCTTTTGATTTAGACAATGAGGATAACGAAGAATCATTGCCTAAAGAAGTTAAAAATTGGTTAGCATTTGCTAAGCAAAAATTAGCAGAGGTAAAAGATCTAGCGATCTTAGCTGAAGGTGAAGTAGATGCAAAAACTGCGGAGCGTTTCGAAGCTAATAAAGCTGCAGCAGAAGATCGTCGTACATCTTCTTTAATTCACAAACCTGAAGTCAAAGAGCGTACTGCAAACATCACTGACGACGACGCAAAACGCACATCTTCATTCGCTGCTCGTAAAGAAGCACAGCAAGCTAAATTTAACCTTCCAGCATTCCCAACTACGACAATTGGTTCATTTCCACAAACAAAAGATGTCCGTAAATGGAGAGCTGATTTGAAAAAAGGTACCATTTCTCAAGAACAATATGACAAAGAAATCGCAGAGGAGACAGAAAGAACAATCCGTCTTCAAGAGCAATTAGATATCGATGTATTAGTTCATGGTGAATTCGAACGTAATGACATGGTTGAGTATTTCGGAGAGCAATTAGCGGGTTATGCCTTCACTAAGAATGGTTGGGTACAATCATATGGCTCACGTTGTGTAAAGCCTCCTGTTATTTATGGTGATGTTTACCGTCCTGCTGATATGACTGTTCGTTGGTCTTCATACGCCCAAACTTTGACTAACCGTCCGGTAAAAGGGATGTTAACAGGTCCAGTAACGATCTTACAATGGTCATTCGTACGTAACGATCAACCACGTTCTACCACAACTTATCAGATTGCATTAGCAATTTTGGATGAAGTACAAGCATTAGAAAAAGCAGGTATCAAAATTATTCAAATCGATGAACCAGCAATTCGTGAAGGTCTTCCGTTGCGTAAAGCCGATCATCAACAATATTTAGATTGGGCTGTGCGTTCATTCCGTGTTTCATCTTCTAATGTAGATGACGATACACAGATTCACACACATATGTGCTACTCTGAATTCAATGATATCATCGAAGATATCGCTGCAATGGACGCTGATGTAATTACCATCGAGACTTCTCGCTCACAAATGGAATTATTGGATGCATTTGCGGCTGACTTTAAATATCCAAACGATATTGGACCAGGTGTATATGACATCCACTCTCCTCGTGTACCGAGTACAGAAGAAATGGTTGAGTTATTGCGCAAAGCTAAAGCTGTAGTTCCTGCAGAACAACTTTGGGTGAATCCTGACTGTGGTTTAAAAACACGTGCTTGGCCAGAAACTAAAGCTGCTTTAGAAGCGATGGTTGAAGCTGCCAAAATCTTAAGAGCTGAATAA